A genomic stretch from Natronomonas gomsonensis includes:
- a CDS encoding trans-sulfuration enzyme family protein has translation MSDDTGTDLATDAVHSGENTDELSSVSGDVVSPIHLATHHEMDAPGESAHGYKYSRFGNPTREALETRLADLTGASEAIAFSSGTAAIATAGLALCDPGDHIVAFDGVYGGTRLLFKEFLRGKLGVDIEYVDATDTTNVETAIRPETTLLWMETPTNPLLKLCDLDAVASIADDHGIPLGVDNTFATPYFQRPLEQGADLVVHSTTKYLNGHSDSTGGAVATSDPALANRISELQAYTLGNLLAPFDSYLVLRGTKTFPLRMGKHETNARAIAEHLLEHPSVSRVNYPGLESHPQHELARRQMDGFGGIVSFELDATEAETRAVLEELDVFTIAVSLGGVESLVDHPWTMSASFISPEERREAGISESLVRMSVGIEDTSDLIEDIDRDLENV, from the coding sequence ATGAGCGACGACACCGGAACTGACCTCGCGACTGATGCGGTCCACAGTGGTGAGAACACCGACGAACTCAGTTCTGTCTCCGGCGATGTCGTCTCGCCCATTCACCTGGCCACCCACCACGAGATGGATGCGCCGGGAGAGTCAGCGCACGGCTACAAGTACTCGCGGTTCGGAAATCCGACTCGGGAGGCGCTCGAAACGCGGTTGGCCGACCTGACGGGAGCGAGTGAGGCGATAGCCTTCAGTTCGGGTACTGCTGCCATCGCGACGGCGGGCCTTGCGCTCTGTGACCCCGGTGACCACATCGTCGCCTTCGATGGCGTCTACGGCGGGACGCGGCTCCTCTTCAAGGAGTTCCTCCGGGGAAAACTCGGCGTGGACATCGAATACGTGGATGCGACGGATACGACGAACGTCGAGACCGCGATACGTCCCGAGACGACGCTACTGTGGATGGAGACGCCGACGAACCCGCTGTTGAAACTCTGTGACCTAGACGCAGTAGCGTCGATAGCCGACGACCACGGGATTCCACTCGGCGTCGATAACACCTTTGCGACGCCGTATTTCCAGCGGCCGTTGGAGCAGGGCGCCGACCTCGTCGTTCACAGCACTACGAAGTACCTGAACGGTCACAGCGACTCCACCGGCGGTGCGGTGGCGACGAGCGACCCCGCACTCGCCAATCGCATCTCGGAACTACAGGCGTACACGCTCGGGAACCTTCTGGCCCCGTTCGACTCCTATCTGGTGCTTCGCGGGACGAAGACGTTCCCGCTTCGAATGGGCAAACACGAAACGAACGCCCGAGCGATTGCCGAGCATCTCCTCGAACACCCCTCGGTCTCTCGAGTCAACTATCCCGGACTCGAATCACATCCCCAACACGAACTGGCGAGACGGCAGATGGACGGGTTCGGTGGCATCGTCTCCTTCGAGTTGGACGCGACCGAAGCGGAGACGAGGGCCGTTCTCGAAGAACTGGACGTGTTTACGATTGCCGTCAGCCTCGGTGGTGTCGAGTCGCTCGTCGACCATCCGTGGACGATGTCGGCGTCGTTCATTTCACCGGAGGAACGACGAGAAGCCGGGATTTCGGAGTCGCTGGTTCGGATGTCGGTTGGCATCGAAGACACCTCCGACCTCATCGAGGACATAGATCGGGATCTGGAGAACGTATAG
- a CDS encoding beta-ribofuranosylaminobenzene 5'-phosphate synthase family protein codes for MRARVEAGARLHIGFGNLSLAHERLYGGVGVALEEPRVVIEAERAPAVVCDDAVVTEYAEAVCDVLDVPGAELTVEETLPRHVGLGSGTQLTLATLAAVATAYDRDPKIRTRAPALERGGRSGVGVAAFEAGGFIVDAGHPTERFTTAPPAPGEWEVPAIVARHGLPDDWRFVLVLPDADPGRSGDTEDESMRAVVENADPAVADELASLLVRRLLPAAVEGRLAAFGDAVGAFGRLNGAWYADEQGGVYRPPAGRLIDELAETPALRGVGQSSWGPAVYGVTDADSAVTARRAAETALTETGVDGNVRVVEPRNAGARVVTD; via the coding sequence ATGCGCGCCCGTGTCGAGGCCGGTGCCCGACTCCACATCGGTTTCGGGAACCTCTCGCTGGCCCACGAACGGCTCTACGGCGGCGTCGGCGTCGCCCTCGAGGAGCCACGGGTGGTCATCGAAGCCGAACGGGCCCCGGCGGTCGTCTGTGACGATGCGGTCGTTACGGAGTACGCCGAGGCGGTCTGTGACGTGCTCGACGTGCCGGGCGCCGAATTGACGGTCGAGGAAACGCTCCCGCGACACGTCGGATTGGGTAGCGGAACGCAACTCACCTTGGCGACGCTTGCGGCGGTCGCGACTGCCTATGACCGCGACCCGAAAATCCGAACGCGTGCGCCGGCGCTCGAACGCGGTGGCCGAAGCGGCGTCGGGGTCGCGGCCTTCGAAGCCGGCGGGTTCATCGTCGATGCCGGTCATCCGACCGAGCGGTTTACGACCGCCCCGCCGGCCCCCGGCGAGTGGGAGGTTCCGGCGATCGTCGCACGCCACGGCCTCCCCGACGACTGGCGATTCGTCCTCGTGTTGCCCGACGCAGACCCCGGACGCAGCGGCGACACCGAAGACGAGAGCATGCGCGCCGTAGTCGAGAACGCCGACCCGGCGGTTGCCGACGAACTCGCCTCGCTGCTCGTTCGCCGACTCCTGCCGGCGGCGGTGGAGGGCCGACTGGCGGCCTTCGGCGACGCGGTCGGTGCTTTCGGCCGACTCAACGGCGCGTGGTACGCCGACGAACAGGGGGGCGTCTACCGGCCGCCGGCAGGCCGCCTCATCGACGAGTTGGCCGAGACGCCCGCGCTCCGCGGCGTCGGGCAGTCCTCGTGGGGGCCAGCGGTGTACGGCGTAACCGACGCCGACTCGGCGGTGACGGCACGACGGGCCGCCGAAACCGCACTCACGGAGACGGGCGTCGACGGCAACGTGCGCGTTGTCGAACCGCGAAACGCCGGTGCGCGCGTCGTAACTGACTAA
- a CDS encoding Fic family protein — MSPKELPDRAPGTYVSYHPNPYYSPETLPVEPKLEITDQTHALVADAAHQIGRVDGISSTVDFSTVLYTSLIRIEAVESARIEGADVVYQDVEAYHTQNPTGETDPTVEKDLKEALNYENALTHGLEKVKSGDEITLSLIKRLHSMLLEDVRNDGDVVGDFRDHMVHLTSPQSGERPFVPPPPEALDALMQSLEGYVQMGGQYHPLVDAAIIHYFFETVHPFSDGNGRLGRLLIILYLTSQGYLESPYIYPSAYFNRHKVEYVERMRAVSDEGAWNEWFQFFLEGLRSQAETSYDRTHQLRELQERYEKEYPGNTKTDQFARQLLQYPYFTAPNLVGYLDVSRRTAYKVVDDLESDGLIEEVTGKERGKEYKAVDVFNILE; from the coding sequence ATGTCCCCGAAAGAGCTTCCCGATCGCGCGCCAGGGACATACGTCTCCTACCACCCAAATCCATACTATTCGCCTGAAACGCTCCCTGTAGAGCCAAAGCTTGAAATCACCGATCAGACACACGCTCTCGTAGCTGATGCCGCACATCAGATCGGTCGTGTCGACGGTATCAGTTCAACTGTTGACTTCTCAACAGTACTCTATACCTCACTTATTCGGATTGAGGCTGTCGAATCCGCACGTATCGAAGGGGCAGATGTTGTATACCAAGACGTTGAGGCGTATCACACCCAGAATCCCACGGGTGAAACAGACCCGACAGTCGAAAAAGACCTGAAAGAGGCACTCAATTACGAGAACGCGCTTACCCACGGGCTCGAGAAAGTCAAGAGTGGAGATGAAATAACGCTCTCGCTCATCAAACGCCTTCACTCGATGCTGCTTGAAGACGTCCGAAACGACGGAGACGTTGTCGGGGACTTCCGGGACCACATGGTTCATCTAACAAGTCCCCAGTCAGGAGAACGCCCGTTCGTTCCCCCACCGCCGGAAGCGCTCGACGCACTGATGCAGTCTCTTGAGGGATACGTCCAGATGGGCGGACAGTATCATCCACTCGTGGATGCTGCAATTATCCACTACTTTTTCGAGACAGTCCATCCGTTCTCGGACGGGAACGGTCGACTTGGCCGCCTCCTCATTATTCTCTATTTGACGAGCCAAGGGTATCTCGAGAGTCCGTACATCTACCCGAGCGCATACTTCAACCGGCACAAAGTCGAATACGTTGAACGAATGCGGGCGGTCAGTGACGAGGGTGCGTGGAACGAATGGTTCCAATTTTTCCTCGAAGGGCTCCGAAGTCAAGCGGAAACATCGTACGACCGAACCCACCAGCTCCGTGAACTCCAGGAGCGCTACGAGAAGGAGTATCCGGGCAACACGAAAACGGATCAGTTTGCACGCCAGTTACTCCAGTATCCGTATTTTACCGCACCGAATCTCGTGGGGTATCTCGATGTCTCTCGTCGGACTGCCTACAAGGTCGTCGACGATCTCGAATCGGATGGCCTCATCGAGGAAGTAACCGGGAAAGAACGCGGAAAAGAGTACAAAGCCGTTGATGTGTTCAATATTCTCGAGTAA
- a CDS encoding RAD55 family ATPase, whose translation MDRIPFGIRRLDTTIGGGAPPGSVVLLSGEAGAGAREFMYTAAIMNGLAKGDPELFDLYYGGIDDRASAPEEVHYISFTSEKRQVNREMTLAMDDEVVEAGIDNMSFHDLSPEYFRLSPVPREWYAEKTASISDLGHTQDRKTVTEALGDRLTSHAAGNVVVIDSIADLIGSRTDSLPWSDVPVLLKGLSRAAYEWGGLILVHINQETLGAEKHGQLVDAADGTLLFEWESGGSARARTMVVKQFRGVLSRIEDENIVRFETEIGDAGFDISDVRKIR comes from the coding sequence ATGGACCGCATCCCGTTCGGGATTCGACGCTTGGACACGACCATCGGGGGTGGTGCGCCGCCCGGCAGCGTCGTGCTGCTGTCGGGGGAAGCCGGCGCCGGCGCCCGGGAGTTCATGTACACCGCGGCCATCATGAACGGCCTCGCGAAGGGCGACCCCGAGCTGTTCGACCTCTACTACGGCGGCATCGACGACCGCGCCTCCGCACCGGAGGAAGTCCACTACATCTCCTTTACCTCCGAGAAACGGCAGGTAAACCGCGAGATGACGCTCGCGATGGATGACGAAGTCGTCGAGGCGGGCATCGACAACATGTCGTTTCACGACCTCTCGCCGGAGTATTTCCGTCTCAGCCCCGTCCCCCGGGAGTGGTACGCCGAGAAGACGGCGAGCATCTCCGATTTGGGGCACACACAGGACAGAAAAACCGTCACGGAGGCCCTCGGGGACCGACTCACGAGTCACGCTGCCGGCAACGTCGTCGTCATCGACTCAATCGCCGACCTCATCGGCTCCCGAACCGACAGCCTGCCGTGGAGCGACGTGCCAGTCCTTTTGAAGGGGCTCTCGCGGGCGGCCTACGAGTGGGGCGGTCTCATCCTCGTCCACATCAACCAGGAGACGCTCGGGGCTGAGAAACACGGCCAACTCGTCGACGCCGCCGACGGGACGCTTCTGTTCGAGTGGGAAAGCGGCGGGAGCGCCCGCGCACGAACGATGGTCGTAAAGCAGTTCCGTGGGGTACTCTCGCGCATCGAAGACGAGAACATCGTCCGATTCGAGACGGAAATCGGCGACGCAGGCTTCGACATCAGCGACGTTCGGAAAATCCGATAA
- a CDS encoding NADPH-dependent FMN reductase: protein MEVTDSKHVVAVCGSQRDGSYTHRALQRALTAAEVRGAETDFVDLSNLDLPLFDPDRTDAGDADSLRRRIRRADAVLLGTPMYHGSYSSPLKTALDYCGFDEFEETTVGLLAVSGGGFPTPALEHLRSVARELDAWVLPTQVAIPDSHSAFEDGELTDEGLLERIDALGGQLVDYANVESYPDAPSACAVPTAD from the coding sequence ATGGAAGTAACCGATTCCAAACATGTAGTCGCAGTATGTGGAAGTCAGCGGGACGGGAGTTACACCCATCGCGCGCTACAGCGAGCACTGACGGCTGCCGAAGTTCGCGGTGCCGAGACGGACTTCGTCGACCTCTCGAACCTCGACCTTCCCCTCTTTGACCCGGACCGAACGGATGCCGGCGATGCCGACTCGCTTCGTCGCCGCATCCGGCGTGCCGACGCGGTGTTGCTGGGGACGCCGATGTACCACGGGTCGTACTCCTCGCCGCTGAAAACCGCGTTGGACTACTGTGGGTTCGACGAATTCGAAGAAACGACGGTCGGGCTGTTGGCCGTCTCCGGCGGTGGGTTCCCGACACCTGCCCTGGAGCATCTTCGGTCGGTCGCCCGCGAACTGGACGCCTGGGTGCTCCCCACGCAAGTCGCGATTCCGGACTCCCACAGCGCCTTCGAGGACGGCGAGTTGACCGACGAGGGTTTACTCGAACGTATCGACGCGCTCGGAGGCCAGCTCGTCGACTACGCGAACGTCGAATCGTACCCGGACGCCCCCTCGGCCTGTGCCGTTCCTACGGCTGATTAA
- a CDS encoding DUF7289 family protein, with protein MGIITGDRGQSEVVGAILLFGIFILALGLLQTYFVPQEIAATEQNHVEEVSDDFTEMYASIGDAAGSNRERSASLSLGTRYGVSTVFLTPPPARGTVESESVGSLSSENGDAFSDLDDRELVNEVCGLSGVETKALTYEPRYNEYQNAASHTYEAGVHYRIVDGAGLKNSQRLVDDESGVTTIHLTPITHGSIRESGTSREPITFKPGVTGDTGTFSVGEDDTPATIEIPIQNQDGWKASFDGDFVMPSEDEAVLSLDSESGSEQYRIRCTPIGINTDPENEPAAVFTGDDSGEDEDTGGINPIGADALVLKGPSSSADKLVLKNKADTAKVVTGVRVPWASNPGNGNGISSVDLTFAKTSETASSVNVGGTKFREVNEWTWSGEETHNINIKGISGKPNAAIAVVLEFEDGTTSTYFSSGKGNNS; from the coding sequence ATGGGCATCATCACCGGGGACCGGGGACAGTCAGAGGTAGTTGGCGCAATATTACTGTTCGGGATTTTCATTCTCGCACTGGGACTCCTCCAGACGTATTTCGTCCCACAGGAGATCGCGGCGACCGAGCAGAATCACGTCGAAGAAGTCTCTGATGACTTCACCGAAATGTATGCCTCGATCGGGGATGCAGCCGGGAGTAACCGCGAACGAAGCGCTAGTCTCTCTCTGGGAACTCGATACGGCGTGTCGACGGTGTTTCTCACGCCACCACCAGCACGAGGCACGGTAGAAAGTGAGTCTGTTGGGTCATTATCAAGTGAGAACGGCGATGCCTTCTCGGATTTGGATGATAGAGAGCTAGTTAACGAGGTTTGTGGGCTCTCAGGCGTCGAGACAAAGGCGCTTACCTATGAACCACGGTATAATGAATACCAGAACGCGGCCTCACACACGTATGAGGCCGGAGTTCACTATCGGATAGTCGACGGGGCTGGCTTGAAAAACAGTCAACGATTAGTTGACGATGAATCCGGTGTCACAACGATTCACCTCACTCCGATCACCCATGGTTCGATTCGTGAATCGGGAACTTCAAGAGAACCGATCACGTTCAAGCCAGGGGTGACTGGCGACACAGGGACGTTCAGTGTGGGTGAGGATGATACCCCTGCCACGATTGAAATCCCGATTCAGAACCAAGACGGTTGGAAAGCGTCGTTTGATGGTGACTTCGTTATGCCATCCGAAGACGAGGCAGTCCTGTCACTCGATAGTGAGAGTGGGAGTGAACAGTATCGCATTCGCTGTACGCCAATCGGCATCAATACGGACCCAGAGAATGAGCCTGCGGCAGTATTCACTGGAGATGATAGTGGTGAGGATGAAGACACAGGCGGGATTAATCCAATCGGTGCAGATGCTCTTGTCCTGAAAGGACCCTCCTCATCGGCCGACAAACTAGTTCTTAAGAACAAGGCGGATACAGCAAAAGTCGTAACCGGCGTTCGCGTACCATGGGCCTCCAATCCTGGCAATGGGAATGGCATATCTTCGGTAGACCTCACATTCGCAAAAACATCTGAAACGGCGTCTTCTGTAAATGTGGGGGGGACGAAGTTTAGGGAGGTTAATGAGTGGACCTGGAGTGGTGAGGAAACCCATAATATTAATATAAAAGGAATATCTGGAAAACCAAACGCCGCTATCGCAGTCGTGCTGGAATTCGAAGATGGAACTACAAGCACCTATTTCTCCTCTGGCAAAGGTAATAATAGCTGA
- a CDS encoding universal stress protein, translating into MTLLVPFDGSELAEAALVRATEFAAVFDEDVLAVTVIPKGNARYARKRDWLGDEEPFAMQPIVSKLHEQVVGLASSADFIHKTVDKYAPSGSISTRIRKVAKREDVSMVFIGSDNAGHLVTSVSSVGGNVATDEAYDVVIVRNRSPAKIAKLKNASPHRHTKSDFYLPD; encoded by the coding sequence ATGACTCTCCTCGTCCCGTTCGATGGGTCCGAACTCGCCGAGGCGGCGCTCGTCCGAGCGACGGAGTTCGCGGCGGTGTTCGACGAAGACGTGTTGGCTGTGACGGTCATCCCGAAAGGCAACGCCCGCTACGCGAGAAAACGCGACTGGCTCGGCGACGAGGAGCCCTTCGCCATGCAGCCAATCGTCTCGAAGTTACACGAGCAAGTCGTGGGACTGGCATCGAGTGCGGATTTTATACACAAGACGGTCGACAAATACGCACCGTCCGGGTCCATCTCGACTCGCATCCGAAAAGTCGCCAAACGGGAGGACGTGTCGATGGTGTTCATCGGCAGCGACAACGCCGGCCACCTGGTGACAAGCGTCTCGAGCGTCGGCGGCAACGTCGCCACCGACGAAGCCTACGACGTGGTCATCGTCCGCAATCGGAGTCCGGCGAAAATCGCGAAACTGAAGAACGCCTCCCCTCACCGACACACGAAATCCGACTTCTATCTCCCGGATTGA
- the ilvD gene encoding dihydroxy-acid dehydratase, translating into MSQQEPPEREAGDEEKPEHLRSREVTEGPERAPHRAMFRAMGYDDEDLASPMVGVANPAADITPCNVHLDDVAQSAIDGVDGADGMPIEFGTITISDAISMGTEGMKASLISREVIADSVELVAFGERMDALVTVAGCDKNLPGMMMASIRTDLPSVFLYGGSIMPGEHDGREITIQNVFEGVGAVASGDMSEEELEEMEHHACPGAGSCGGMFTANTMASISEALGMAPLGSASPPAESDERYEVAERAGELVLECVQEDRKPSDILTKESFENAIAVQVALGGSTNGVLHVLALAAEAGIDLDITEFNEISKRTPKIANLQPGGTRVMNDLHEIGGVPVVIRRLLEGGYIHGDAMTVTGRTIEEELELLEETGHLPDDEDIEADFLYTVDDPIHEEGAIKILTGNLAPDGAVLKVTGDDAFFHEGPARVFEDEEAAMKYVQEDRIESGDVIIIRNEGPQGGPGMREMLGVTAAVVGAGHEDDVAMLTDGRFSGATRGPMIGHAAPEAFVGGPIGALEDGDHVTIDIPERSIEVDLTDEELEARLEDWEQPDPSYPTGVLAKYGMAFGSAANGAVTNPGVKRDD; encoded by the coding sequence ATGAGCCAACAGGAACCGCCGGAGCGGGAGGCCGGCGACGAGGAGAAACCGGAGCATCTCCGCAGCCGTGAGGTCACCGAGGGCCCCGAACGCGCCCCACACCGTGCGATGTTCCGCGCGATGGGGTACGACGACGAAGACCTCGCCTCGCCGATGGTCGGCGTCGCCAACCCCGCCGCCGACATCACGCCGTGTAACGTCCACCTCGATGACGTGGCCCAGTCGGCCATCGACGGCGTCGACGGAGCCGACGGCATGCCCATCGAGTTCGGCACCATCACCATCTCCGACGCCATCTCGATGGGGACCGAGGGGATGAAAGCCAGCCTCATCTCACGGGAGGTCATCGCCGACTCCGTCGAGTTGGTCGCCTTCGGCGAGCGCATGGACGCCCTCGTCACTGTCGCGGGCTGTGACAAGAACCTCCCCGGAATGATGATGGCCTCCATTCGAACGGACCTCCCCTCCGTGTTCCTCTACGGCGGGTCCATCATGCCCGGTGAACACGACGGGCGAGAAATCACGATTCAGAACGTCTTCGAGGGCGTCGGCGCCGTCGCCTCCGGCGACATGAGCGAAGAGGAACTCGAAGAGATGGAACACCACGCCTGTCCCGGCGCCGGGTCCTGTGGCGGGATGTTCACCGCCAACACGATGGCTTCCATCAGCGAGGCGCTCGGGATGGCGCCGCTCGGGTCGGCCTCCCCGCCAGCCGAGAGCGACGAGCGCTACGAGGTCGCCGAACGCGCCGGCGAACTCGTCCTCGAGTGCGTCCAAGAGGACCGCAAGCCCTCCGACATCCTCACGAAGGAGTCCTTCGAGAACGCCATCGCCGTCCAAGTCGCACTGGGTGGGTCGACCAACGGCGTCCTCCATGTCCTCGCGTTGGCCGCCGAGGCCGGCATCGACCTCGACATCACGGAGTTCAACGAGATATCCAAGCGCACGCCGAAAATCGCCAACCTCCAGCCCGGCGGGACGCGTGTGATGAACGACCTCCACGAAATCGGCGGCGTGCCGGTCGTCATCCGGCGGCTGCTTGAGGGCGGCTACATCCACGGCGACGCGATGACCGTCACCGGCCGCACCATCGAGGAGGAACTCGAATTGCTCGAAGAGACCGGCCACCTTCCCGACGACGAGGACATCGAGGCCGACTTCCTCTACACCGTCGACGACCCCATCCACGAGGAGGGGGCCATCAAGATTCTCACCGGCAACCTCGCACCCGACGGCGCGGTGCTGAAGGTGACCGGCGACGACGCCTTCTTCCACGAGGGGCCGGCACGCGTCTTCGAAGACGAGGAGGCGGCGATGAAGTACGTCCAGGAGGACCGCATCGAATCTGGCGACGTCATCATCATCCGCAACGAGGGCCCGCAGGGTGGCCCCGGGATGCGGGAGATGCTCGGCGTGACCGCCGCTGTCGTCGGCGCCGGCCACGAGGACGACGTGGCGATGCTCACCGACGGCCGCTTCTCGGGGGCGACCCGCGGACCGATGATAGGCCACGCGGCCCCCGAGGCGTTCGTCGGCGGTCCCATCGGGGCCCTCGAGGACGGCGACCACGTCACCATCGACATTCCCGAACGGAGCATCGAGGTCGACCTCACCGACGAGGAACTCGAAGCGCGCCTCGAGGACTGGGAACAGCCCGACCCCTCGTATCCGACGGGCGTGTTGGCGAAGTACGGTATGGCCTTCGGCTCTGCCGCCAACGGCGCGGTGACGAACCCCGGCGTGAAGCGCGACGACTAA
- a CDS encoding rubrerythrin-like domain-containing protein has product MRPNIFGGGTELYECFDCGRRTETAETPSCSSCGGELRNLTRSRDL; this is encoded by the coding sequence ATGCGACCGAATATATTCGGTGGAGGCACGGAACTGTACGAGTGTTTCGACTGTGGCCGCCGAACCGAGACCGCCGAAACGCCTTCCTGTTCGTCCTGTGGTGGCGAATTGCGGAACCTCACCCGGTCGCGGGACCTCTGA
- a CDS encoding helix-turn-helix domain-containing protein: MDVTIDAVGAGPVAQNAVADNLSPKQREAVQAALRVGYYDIPREASSQDVAQALDCATATASEHLRKAESRILSMLFAETDAR; the protein is encoded by the coding sequence GTGGATGTTACGATTGACGCGGTCGGCGCCGGGCCTGTCGCACAGAACGCCGTCGCGGACAACCTCTCGCCGAAGCAGCGCGAAGCCGTCCAAGCCGCACTCCGAGTCGGATACTACGACATCCCTCGGGAGGCGTCGTCACAGGACGTCGCCCAAGCGCTGGATTGTGCGACGGCGACGGCTTCCGAGCACCTCCGGAAAGCCGAATCCCGTATCCTATCGATGCTGTTCGCCGAGACGGATGCCCGATAG
- a CDS encoding winged helix-turn-helix transcriptional regulator, with protein MSAETETRQHEIEAHNSSACPVIQAIDKVGTPWRLNVIYALADGEQRFNELKEATNARSKTLSDALDELVENDVVTRRMEEAAPVAVYYRLTSKGEGLLDALGELAEWEADWGEEPPEGDVPRRD; from the coding sequence ATGTCTGCCGAAACTGAAACACGACAACACGAAATCGAAGCGCACAACTCCTCTGCGTGTCCCGTTATCCAAGCCATCGACAAGGTCGGAACGCCGTGGCGCCTGAACGTCATCTACGCACTCGCCGACGGCGAACAGCGGTTCAACGAACTCAAGGAAGCGACGAACGCCCGCTCGAAGACCCTCTCGGACGCCCTCGACGAACTGGTCGAGAACGACGTCGTCACCCGCCGAATGGAAGAAGCGGCGCCGGTCGCCGTCTACTATCGACTCACTTCGAAAGGCGAGGGACTCCTCGACGCGCTAGGCGAACTGGCCGAATGGGAAGCGGACTGGGGGGAAGAACCCCCGGAGGGCGATGTTCCGAGACGTGATTGA
- a CDS encoding DUF2391 family protein: MSNEGSDDSDLEEVAVEEIRSQLAELEATVDDDAERREVRGVISLLDRLPEPSVSEGIRKFTRRDIAEATVGAIIISIPMLVEDGVFDIAAYLLSTPALFLVNAAFVVLMAISLLYFADFREVIVNRPIFGLVPRRLASVLVVAFLTAAFTMTLWGRIDWTNPSVALARVSVVWTVASLGAALGDILPGESSGTDINDEIEDLGERLGIGDEEGRF, encoded by the coding sequence GTGAGCAACGAGGGGTCGGACGACTCGGACCTCGAGGAAGTCGCAGTCGAGGAAATCCGCTCGCAACTCGCGGAGTTGGAAGCCACCGTCGACGACGACGCCGAGCGCCGCGAGGTCCGTGGCGTGATTTCTCTCCTAGACCGCCTGCCGGAGCCGTCCGTCTCGGAGGGGATTCGGAAGTTCACGCGACGCGACATCGCGGAAGCCACCGTCGGCGCGATTATCATCTCGATTCCGATGTTGGTCGAAGACGGCGTCTTCGACATCGCTGCGTATCTCCTTTCGACGCCGGCGTTGTTCTTGGTGAACGCCGCGTTCGTCGTCCTGATGGCAATCTCTCTGCTGTACTTCGCGGACTTCCGTGAGGTAATCGTCAACCGACCCATCTTCGGTCTCGTTCCACGGCGACTCGCCAGTGTCCTCGTCGTCGCGTTCCTCACCGCAGCGTTCACGATGACGCTGTGGGGCCGTATCGACTGGACCAATCCTTCGGTTGCCCTCGCCCGCGTGTCCGTCGTCTGGACGGTCGCCTCCCTCGGGGCCGCACTGGGAGATATTCTCCCGGGTGAATCGTCCGGGACCGACATCAACGACGAAATCGAGGACCTCGGCGAGCGGCTAGGTATCGGCGACGAGGAGGGACGTTTTTAG